Proteins found in one Rhodobacteraceae bacterium D3-12 genomic segment:
- a CDS encoding lysophospholipid acyltransferase family protein: MIHNRHIARDLSYAHSAETRSGRAMIRLMENATGRIKLIRRAKGYETEIAEGRDFWQVMVDRYGLKLNIAAGSLGNIPREGPLILIANHPYGILDGLMLGHILSRTRPDFRILAHSVFRKAEDLNRVILPVSFDETKEAVRENLATRKEALRYLKDGGAIGIFPGGTVSTAQTPFSRALDPGWRGFTAKMVAKSGATVVPVFFDGSTSRLFQIASHLHYTLRMGLLMKEFAKRVDSDVDVVIGAPIAQAELQARARDTKAMMDFLRKSTYELSPRPLDLSQTGFEFEDKHRA, encoded by the coding sequence ATGATCCACAATCGCCATATCGCCCGAGACCTCTCTTACGCGCATTCCGCCGAAACCCGCAGCGGGCGCGCGATGATCCGTCTGATGGAAAATGCCACCGGGCGGATCAAGTTGATCCGCCGCGCCAAGGGCTATGAGACCGAGATCGCCGAGGGGCGCGATTTTTGGCAGGTGATGGTCGACCGCTATGGGTTGAAGCTCAATATCGCGGCGGGGAGCCTTGGAAACATTCCGCGCGAGGGGCCGCTTATCCTGATTGCCAATCATCCCTATGGCATTCTGGACGGGTTGATGTTGGGTCATATCCTGAGCCGGACGCGCCCGGATTTTCGCATTCTGGCCCATAGCGTGTTTCGCAAGGCCGAGGATTTGAACCGCGTGATCCTGCCGGTTTCCTTTGATGAGACGAAAGAGGCGGTGAGGGAGAATTTGGCGACCCGCAAGGAGGCGTTGCGATACCTCAAGGACGGCGGTGCGATCGGGATTTTCCCCGGCGGCACGGTCAGCACGGCGCAGACGCCGTTTTCGCGCGCGCTTGACCCTGGTTGGCGCGGGTTCACGGCCAAGATGGTGGCAAAATCCGGCGCGACAGTGGTGCCTGTTTTCTTTGACGGATCAACCAGCCGTTTGTTTCAGATCGCCAGCCATTTGCATTATACGCTGCGCATGGGGCTGTTGATGAAGGAATTCGCCAAACGCGTGGACAGCGATGTGGATGTTGTGATCGGGGCGCCCATTGCGCAGGCAGAGTTGCAGGCCCGCGCAAGGGACACGAAAGCAATGATGGATTTTCTGCGCAAATCGACCTATGAGCTTTCTCCAAGGCCGCTGGATCTGAGCCAGACCGGCTTTGAGTTTGAGGACAAGCATCGCGCGTAG
- a CDS encoding enoyl-CoA hydratase-related protein, whose translation MDYKTITSTLEDNICVITLNRPDKMNALTEQMRAEIPDALHHAEKDGARVVVITGAGGAFCSGQDLGDANIGGLDLERGLRDEYNPLLKAISELPMPVIAAVNGPAAGAGANLALAADVVIASESAYFMQAFTRIGLIPDAGGTYWLPRNMGGAKAMGAALFAEKISARQADDWGMIWEAVPDAEFETQWKARASFLANGPTRAFELTKKAIRDSWSNGFDEQLGVEAKLQGKAGKSRDFVEGVVAFLEKRKVHFEGR comes from the coding sequence GTGGATTATAAGACCATCACCAGCACGCTTGAGGACAACATCTGTGTCATCACGCTGAACCGACCCGACAAGATGAACGCGCTGACCGAGCAGATGCGGGCGGAAATTCCCGATGCGCTGCATCATGCGGAGAAGGATGGCGCGCGGGTGGTTGTGATCACCGGGGCGGGGGGCGCGTTCTGCTCAGGGCAGGATTTGGGGGATGCCAATATTGGCGGGCTCGATCTGGAACGGGGGTTGCGGGACGAGTACAACCCATTGCTGAAAGCGATCAGCGAGCTTCCGATGCCGGTGATTGCTGCGGTGAATGGTCCGGCGGCGGGGGCGGGGGCGAACCTCGCTTTGGCGGCGGATGTGGTGATTGCCAGCGAGAGCGCCTATTTCATGCAGGCCTTTACGCGGATTGGCTTGATCCCCGATGCCGGGGGCACCTATTGGCTGCCGCGCAATATGGGTGGGGCCAAGGCAATGGGGGCTGCTCTGTTTGCCGAAAAGATCAGCGCCCGGCAGGCCGATGACTGGGGTATGATCTGGGAAGCGGTGCCGGATGCTGAATTCGAAACGCAGTGGAAGGCGCGGGCGAGTTTCCTTGCCAATGGGCCAACGCGGGCGTTTGAGCTTACCAAGAAGGCGATCCGCGACAGTTGGAGCAACGGGTTTGACGAGCAGCTTGGCGTGGAGGCCAAATTGCAGGGCAAAGCCGGGAAGAGCCGCGATTTTGTCGAGGGGGTTGTCGCCTTTCTTGAAAAGCGCAAGGTGCATTTCGAAGGGCGGTAA
- the argC gene encoding N-acetyl-gamma-glutamyl-phosphate reductase, producing MTHKIAILGASGYTGAELIRLIATHGGMEIAALGAFSKAGQSLAQVFPHLRHLNLPDMVSFDEIDFSAIDLCFCALPHKTSQEVISGLPKDLKIVDLSADFRLRDPDAYEQWYGNPHSAVEMQGEAVYGLTEFYREEIRDARLVAGTGCNAATGQFALRPLIAAGVIGLDDIILDLKCGVSGAGRSLKENLLHAELSEGYNAYAVGSTHRHLGEFDQEFSKIAGREVKIQFTPHLIPVNRGILATGYVSGEAGAIHETFVAAYGDEPFIEVLPMGETPSTHHVRGSNFCHIGVAADRISGRTIVIAALDNLTKGSSGQALQNANLMLGEEETRGLMLAPCFP from the coding sequence ATGACCCATAAAATCGCCATTCTGGGAGCCAGCGGATATACTGGCGCCGAATTGATCCGGCTGATTGCAACCCATGGCGGCATGGAAATTGCCGCATTGGGTGCGTTTTCTAAGGCCGGGCAGAGCCTTGCTCAGGTTTTCCCGCATCTGCGACATCTGAACCTGCCCGATATGGTGAGCTTTGACGAGATTGATTTCTCGGCGATTGACCTGTGTTTTTGTGCGTTGCCGCATAAGACCTCGCAAGAGGTGATTTCGGGGCTGCCGAAGGATTTGAAGATTGTCGATCTGAGCGCGGATTTCCGGCTGCGTGATCCTGACGCCTATGAACAATGGTATGGCAACCCGCATAGCGCCGTCGAGATGCAGGGCGAGGCGGTCTATGGGCTGACCGAGTTTTACCGCGAGGAGATTCGCGACGCGCGTCTGGTGGCGGGCACGGGGTGCAACGCGGCAACCGGGCAGTTTGCGCTGCGGCCGTTGATTGCGGCGGGTGTGATCGGGCTGGACGATATCATCCTTGACCTCAAATGCGGGGTGAGCGGCGCCGGGCGGAGTTTGAAGGAAAACCTGCTGCATGCGGAATTGTCCGAGGGCTACAACGCCTATGCTGTGGGCAGCACGCACCGGCATCTGGGCGAGTTTGATCAGGAGTTCAGCAAGATTGCCGGGCGCGAGGTGAAGATCCAGTTCACGCCGCATTTGATCCCGGTGAACCGCGGGATTTTGGCCACGGGCTATGTCTCGGGCGAGGCTGGTGCGATCCATGAGACCTTTGTTGCGGCCTATGGAGATGAGCCGTTTATTGAGGTGTTGCCGATGGGCGAGACGCCAAGCACGCATCATGTGCGGGGATCGAATTTCTGTCATATCGGGGTGGCCGCGGACCGGATTTCGGGGCGCACAATCGTGATTGCGGCGCTTGATAACCTGACAAAAGGTAGCAGCGGTCAGGCCTTGCAGAATGCGAACCTGATGTTAGGTGAAGAGGAGACGCGCGGGCTGATGCTTGCGCCGTGTTTTCCGTAA
- a CDS encoding indolepyruvate ferredoxin oxidoreductase family protein, with protein MTKHQVSLQDRYDLEKSPVLMNGAQALVRLMLTQKHRDMQAGLNTAGYVTGYRGSPLGAVDLTMGRETKRLTESDVKFEPGINEDLAATAIWGSQQAELRGEGKFDGVFGLWYGKGPGVDRTGDVMRHANMAGTSAHGGVLMAMGDDHTGESSTVLHQSEWALVDCYMPIVSPAGVQEILDYGIYGYALSRFAGVWVGLKVMKDTIEATAVVDGSPDRVELVTPEFDMPEGGLNIRLVDDRILQEARLIDYKRHAAEAFARANKIDKRMSGKPGAKIGLVSHGKNWLDLEHALSLLGIDEAEAERLGITTYKVGQVWPLDMTSFNEWAEGLDLIIVVEEKRKLLEVQIKEAIFDDRRGRRVYGWYKGGAGGLHSEELFPTRWALDPVMIAEKLGNILIEEGRGTEGIKAGLLELDDAKRADNAEEITTRQAYFCSGCPHNSSTKLPDGSRAYAGIGCHFMVQWMDRETLGFTHMGGEGANWIGEAPFSSRDHVFQNLGDGTYNHSGLQAIRAAMASEGVNITYKVLYNDAVAMTGGQTHEGDLSAQQIARELLAFGIEHVALVYDEKEDVDLSTFPKGLEIHERAEFMEVQEKYSKIKGVSAILYIQTCAAEKRRRRKRGTFPDIDKRVFINTDVCEGCGDCGVQSNCVSIVPVETELGRKRAIDQSSCNKDFSCLKGFCPSFVTLEGAEIRKEPTTKLDLPNLPMPVLPEIDGTHNVVITGVGGTGVVTIGAVLAQAAQIDGLGAGMMEMAGLAQKGGAVHIHVRLANKPDDISAVRVATGEAHALIGGDLVVSAGAKTLGLTSAGRTGAVINSHEIITGEFTRSTEFRIPVDRLQLQLEARLRDKLAMFDASELARVTLGDSIFSNMMVFGGAWQMGVLPISHEALVEAITLNGTAVERNLRAFEIGRWAVAHPEEAAKLLAPQEADKPKTLEERIAFRADHLKAYQSARLAKRYRKLVDGIADEALKEAVAKGYHKVLAYKDEYEVARLHKLTREKAQAQFAGDFKMSYHMAPPVLSKMGHDGRPKKRQFGPGMGRMLNLLAKGKRLRGTVFDPFGRTEERRMERALIAQFEADMAEWLPKANASNMALIRELAELPLSIRGFGPVKAANAEKAAQRREELLAALKGGGAPDMAVAAE; from the coding sequence ATGACGAAACATCAGGTAAGTTTGCAAGACCGCTATGATTTGGAGAAATCGCCGGTTTTGATGAATGGGGCCCAAGCGCTGGTGCGGTTGATGCTGACCCAGAAGCACCGTGACATGCAGGCCGGGTTGAACACCGCCGGCTATGTGACGGGGTATCGCGGCTCGCCCTTGGGGGCGGTTGATTTGACCATGGGGCGCGAGACCAAGCGGCTTACCGAGAGTGATGTGAAGTTCGAGCCGGGGATCAACGAAGACCTAGCAGCGACCGCAATTTGGGGCAGCCAGCAAGCGGAATTGCGCGGTGAGGGCAAGTTCGATGGTGTCTTTGGCCTGTGGTATGGCAAGGGGCCGGGCGTGGACCGCACCGGCGACGTGATGCGCCATGCCAATATGGCGGGCACCTCGGCACATGGCGGTGTTTTGATGGCGATGGGGGATGACCACACCGGCGAATCCTCGACCGTGTTGCATCAGAGCGAATGGGCGCTTGTCGATTGCTATATGCCGATTGTGAGCCCGGCGGGGGTTCAGGAAATCCTTGATTACGGCATCTATGGCTATGCGTTGAGCCGGTTTGCCGGGGTCTGGGTCGGTCTGAAGGTGATGAAGGATACGATTGAGGCGACAGCGGTTGTGGATGGCTCTCCTGATCGGGTCGAGCTTGTCACGCCGGAGTTTGACATGCCTGAGGGCGGGTTGAACATCCGTCTGGTGGACGACCGGATTTTGCAGGAAGCGCGGTTGATTGATTACAAGCGCCACGCCGCCGAGGCGTTTGCGCGTGCCAACAAGATCGACAAGCGGATGTCGGGCAAGCCGGGGGCCAAGATCGGGCTGGTGAGCCATGGCAAGAACTGGCTCGACCTTGAACATGCGTTGAGCCTGTTGGGGATCGACGAGGCCGAGGCCGAGCGGCTGGGCATCACCACATATAAGGTCGGGCAGGTCTGGCCGCTGGACATGACCAGCTTCAATGAATGGGCCGAGGGGCTGGACCTGATCATTGTGGTTGAAGAGAAGCGCAAGCTTTTGGAAGTGCAGATCAAGGAAGCGATTTTCGATGATCGCCGTGGTCGCCGGGTTTATGGCTGGTACAAGGGCGGCGCGGGCGGCTTGCACAGCGAAGAGTTGTTCCCGACCCGTTGGGCGCTGGACCCGGTGATGATTGCCGAGAAGCTGGGCAATATCCTGATCGAGGAAGGGCGTGGCACCGAAGGGATCAAGGCGGGTCTGCTTGAGTTGGACGACGCCAAACGCGCCGACAATGCCGAGGAAATCACCACGCGGCAGGCTTATTTCTGTTCCGGCTGTCCGCATAACTCGTCCACCAAGCTGCCCGATGGTAGCCGCGCCTATGCTGGGATCGGCTGTCATTTCATGGTGCAATGGATGGACCGCGAAACGCTCGGCTTTACGCATATGGGCGGTGAGGGTGCGAATTGGATCGGTGAGGCGCCGTTTTCATCGCGTGATCATGTATTCCAGAACCTAGGTGATGGGACATACAACCACTCGGGCTTGCAAGCCATTCGCGCGGCGATGGCGAGCGAAGGTGTGAACATCACCTATAAGGTGCTTTACAACGACGCGGTTGCGATGACCGGCGGGCAGACCCATGAGGGCGATTTGAGCGCGCAGCAGATTGCGCGCGAATTGCTGGCCTTTGGGATCGAGCATGTTGCGTTGGTGTACGACGAAAAAGAAGATGTCGATCTGAGCACCTTCCCCAAGGGGTTGGAAATTCATGAACGTGCTGAGTTCATGGAGGTTCAGGAGAAATACAGTAAGATCAAGGGTGTATCGGCCATTCTTTACATCCAGACCTGTGCCGCCGAGAAGCGCCGCCGCCGCAAGCGGGGCACGTTCCCGGATATCGATAAGCGGGTGTTTATCAACACCGACGTTTGCGAGGGCTGTGGCGATTGCGGGGTGCAATCGAACTGTGTCTCGATCGTTCCGGTGGAGACCGAGCTGGGCCGCAAGCGGGCGATTGACCAGTCGAGTTGCAACAAGGATTTCAGCTGTCTCAAGGGGTTTTGCCCCAGTTTCGTGACGCTGGAGGGCGCGGAGATCCGCAAGGAGCCGACCACCAAGCTGGACCTGCCGAACCTGCCGATGCCCGTGCTGCCCGAGATCGACGGCACCCATAACGTGGTGATCACCGGCGTCGGCGGCACTGGTGTTGTGACCATCGGTGCGGTTCTGGCGCAGGCGGCGCAGATCGACGGGCTGGGCGCGGGCATGATGGAGATGGCCGGGTTGGCGCAAAAGGGCGGCGCAGTGCATATCCATGTGCGGCTGGCCAATAAGCCCGACGACATCAGCGCCGTGCGGGTTGCCACCGGTGAGGCGCATGCCTTGATCGGTGGGGATCTTGTGGTGAGCGCGGGGGCCAAGACCCTTGGGCTGACCAGTGCGGGGCGCACGGGCGCGGTGATCAACAGCCATGAGATCATCACCGGAGAGTTCACCCGCTCGACCGAGTTCCGCATTCCGGTGGACCGGCTGCAATTGCAGCTTGAGGCGCGGTTGCGTGACAAGCTGGCCATGTTTGATGCGTCGGAACTGGCGCGGGTGACGCTGGGCGATAGCATCTTTTCCAACATGATGGTGTTTGGCGGTGCTTGGCAGATGGGCGTATTGCCGATCAGTCACGAGGCGCTGGTCGAGGCGATCACGCTTAACGGCACCGCAGTTGAGCGCAACTTGCGCGCCTTTGAGATCGGGCGGTGGGCCGTGGCGCACCCCGAAGAGGCGGCGAAGCTGTTGGCACCGCAAGAGGCGGACAAGCCGAAGACGCTGGAGGAGCGGATCGCGTTCCGCGCCGATCATCTGAAAGCGTATCAGAGCGCGCGGTTGGCCAAGCGGTATCGCAAGTTGGTTGATGGGATCGCTGATGAGGCTTTGAAAGAGGCCGTCGCCAAGGGCTATCACAAGGTGCTGGCCTATAAGGACGAATACGAGGTTGCCCGGCTTCACAAGCTGACGCGTGAAAAGGCGCAGGCGCAGTTCGCGGGCGATTTCAAAATGTCCTATCACATGGCGCCGCCGGTGTTGAGCAAGATGGGCCATGACGGGCGCCCCAAGAAGCGCCAGTTTGGCCCCGGCATGGGGCGGATGTTGAACCTGCTCGCCAAGGGCAAGCGCCTGCGTGGCACGGTGTTCGACCCGTTCGGTCGCACCGAGGAGCGCCGGATGGAGCGCGCGTTGATTGCGCAATTCGAGGCCGATATGGCCGAGTGGTTGCCCAAGGCCAATGCCAGCAATATGGCGTTGATCCGCGAGTTGGCGGAATTGCCGCTGAGCATTCGCGGGTTTGGTCCGGTGAAGGCCGCCAACGCCGAAAAAGCAGCGCAACGGCGCGAGGAATTGCTGGCTGCGCTGAAAGGCGGCGGGGCGCCTGATATGGCGGTGGCGGCGGAGTAA
- a CDS encoding holin family protein, whose amino-acid sequence MGVIDGLLSLIFGNGRNVIRETVEVFQENAEAAGRRASAMQNAALGQFGAEFQTPQRGRFDRVMDGINRLPRPALALGTLGLFVAAMVDPVWFAARMQGIALVPEPLWWLLGAIVSFYFGARHQAKGQAFHEQITRTLAKVPKVVGNLEALDALERGARSPGIGQTGHDVVQGGDALRPEVNPALEAWQRSADQGR is encoded by the coding sequence ATGGGGGTGATTGATGGATTGTTGAGCCTTATTTTTGGCAATGGGCGCAATGTGATACGTGAAACAGTTGAAGTGTTTCAGGAAAATGCCGAAGCCGCAGGGCGTCGTGCGAGCGCGATGCAAAACGCGGCGTTGGGTCAATTCGGAGCCGAGTTCCAAACACCGCAGCGTGGGCGGTTTGATCGGGTGATGGATGGGATCAACCGCCTGCCGCGCCCGGCCTTGGCGCTTGGGACGTTGGGGTTGTTCGTTGCGGCGATGGTGGACCCGGTGTGGTTTGCAGCGCGGATGCAGGGGATCGCCTTGGTGCCGGAACCGCTCTGGTGGTTGTTGGGGGCGATTGTCAGTTTTTATTTCGGCGCGCGCCATCAAGCCAAGGGGCAGGCTTTTCACGAGCAGATCACCCGCACCTTGGCCAAAGTGCCGAAGGTGGTGGGCAACCTTGAAGCACTGGATGCGTTGGAGCGGGGCGCGCGCAGCCCCGGTATCGGGCAGACCGGGCATGATGTCGTGCAGGGGGGAGACGCGCTTCGACCGGAGGTGAACCCGGCGCTGGAAGCGTGGCAGCGTAGCGCGGATCAGGGGCGTTAG
- the murI gene encoding glutamate racemase codes for MAVGIFDSGLGGLTVLDAARKRLPDEAFVYYGDNAHAPYGVRDADDIYKLTCGAVERLWAEGCDLVILACNTASAAALRRMQESWIPADKRVLGVFVPLIEALTEREWGDNSPPREVAVKHVALFATPATVASRAFQRELAFRAIGVDVEAQACGGVVDAIEEGDMILAEALVRSHVDALRRKMPEPQAAILGCTHYPLMEKEFQAALGPQVSVYSQANLVAESLADYLDRHPKMRGTGEVSKFITTGDAKQVSNRATQFLRQKIEFEAA; via the coding sequence ATGGCAGTAGGTATTTTCGACAGCGGGCTTGGTGGTCTGACCGTTTTGGATGCGGCGCGCAAGCGGCTTCCGGATGAGGCATTCGTTTACTATGGCGATAACGCCCATGCGCCTTATGGGGTGCGGGATGCCGATGATATTTACAAGCTGACCTGTGGCGCGGTTGAGCGGCTTTGGGCCGAGGGCTGTGATCTGGTCATTCTGGCGTGCAACACGGCCAGCGCGGCGGCGTTGCGCCGGATGCAGGAAAGCTGGATCCCTGCGGACAAGCGCGTGCTGGGCGTGTTTGTGCCGCTGATCGAGGCGTTGACCGAGCGTGAGTGGGGCGATAACTCGCCGCCGCGCGAGGTTGCGGTGAAGCATGTCGCGCTGTTTGCGACGCCCGCAACGGTGGCGAGCCGCGCGTTTCAGCGCGAGCTGGCGTTTCGTGCGATTGGCGTGGACGTTGAGGCGCAGGCCTGTGGCGGGGTGGTGGATGCCATCGAAGAGGGGGACATGATCCTTGCCGAGGCGTTGGTGCGCAGCCATGTCGACGCGTTGCGCCGCAAGATGCCTGAGCCTCAGGCCGCGATTTTGGGCTGCACCCATTATCCGTTGATGGAAAAGGAATTTCAGGCGGCGTTGGGCCCGCAGGTGAGCGTCTATAGCCAAGCGAACCTTGTGGCGGAAAGCCTTGCGGATTACCTTGATCGGCACCCCAAGATGCGCGGCACCGGGGAGGTGTCGAAATTTATAACCACGGGCGATGCCAAGCAGGTGAGCAACCGCGCCACGCAGTTCCTGCGTCAGAAGATCGAATTCGAGGCGGCGTAA
- a CDS encoding cytochrome c-type biogenesis protein CcmH, with product MKRFVLVLLLLATPVFAVQPDEILDDPALEARAREISKGLRCLVCRNENIDDSNATLARDLRLEVRAQLTAGKTDQEVVAHLVDKYNEYILLKPLAGGSNMVLYLAGPIMLILAVIGGLFYLRRRSASTAPGEAQLSADEAKRLDEIMKG from the coding sequence ATGAAGCGTTTTGTCCTTGTTTTGCTGTTGCTGGCGACGCCGGTTTTTGCGGTGCAACCCGATGAGATCCTTGACGATCCCGCACTTGAGGCGCGGGCGCGGGAGATTTCCAAGGGCTTGCGCTGTCTCGTTTGTCGCAATGAAAACATTGACGACAGCAACGCGACGCTGGCGCGTGATTTGCGGCTGGAAGTGCGGGCGCAGTTGACCGCCGGAAAGACCGACCAAGAGGTCGTGGCGCATCTGGTTGATAAATATAACGAGTATATCCTGCTCAAACCGCTAGCGGGGGGCAGCAACATGGTGCTGTATCTTGCCGGGCCGATCATGTTGATCCTTGCCGTGATTGGCGGGCTGTTCTACTTGCGGCGACGTTCGGCGAGCACAGCTCCGGGTGAGGCACAGCTGAGCGCGGATGAGGCCAAGCGGCTGGACGAGATCATGAAGGGCTGA
- the ccmE gene encoding cytochrome c maturation protein CcmE — MMGLKKKRRVQVIVLAAVALVISTALIGYAMRDGINFFRSPSQVMAEPPTEAEVFRLGGLVEEGSLVRGQGETVTFNVTDGGKVVKVAYKGVLPDLFAENQGMIGTGKYINGVFQASEILAKHDESYMPKEVVDALKEQGVYKEPDGS, encoded by the coding sequence ATGATGGGTTTGAAAAAAAAGCGCCGGGTGCAGGTGATTGTGCTGGCGGCTGTGGCTTTGGTGATTTCAACCGCGCTTATCGGCTATGCGATGCGCGACGGGATCAATTTCTTTCGCTCGCCCAGTCAGGTGATGGCCGAACCGCCAACCGAGGCGGAGGTGTTTCGCCTTGGCGGCCTTGTCGAAGAGGGCAGCCTTGTGCGCGGTCAGGGCGAGACGGTGACATTCAATGTGACCGATGGTGGCAAGGTCGTGAAGGTTGCCTATAAGGGCGTGTTGCCGGACCTGTTTGCCGAGAACCAAGGTATGATCGGCACCGGGAAATACATCAACGGTGTGTTCCAAGCCTCTGAAATTCTTGCCAAACATGACGAAAGCTATATGCCCAAGGAAGTTGTCGACGCGCTTAAGGAACAGGGTGTCTACAAGGAACCGGACGGTAGTTAA
- a CDS encoding heme lyase CcmF/NrfE family subunit: MIAELGHFALILAFVIALMQSVIPLVGAHKRWPGWMAFAEPGANMQFLMTLTAFCALMYGFVTSDFTLELVANNSHSAKPMLYKITGVWGNHEGSMLLWVLTVTLFGAMAQWFGGNLPPTLKARILAVQGMIGAAFFAFILFTSNPFLRLDVPPFDGADLNPLLQDPGLAFHPPFLYLGYVGLSMAFSFAVAALIEGRVDAAWGRWVRPWTLAAWIFLTIGIALGSWWAYYELGWGGFWFWDPVENASFMPWLIAAALLHSAIVVEKRESLKSWSVLLAIIAFGFSLVGAFITRSGIITSVHAFATDPERGVFLLLILVVFVGGALTLFAARAGAMEAKGVFGMVSRESALVANNILLGVAAFVVFVGTIWPLVSEMFFDRKLSVGAPFFNQAFTPFMVALGVLLPVGSMLSWKRAKVGRVLRSLVPAALVVLAVGALIWAMQEERTALGPIGLMLGTWLVAGAVTDILSRTGRRSAGRLGRLMRLPRADWGKAVAHGGLGVAMAGIAGLLAWEAEDIRVVQKGESFDLAGYTLTLEGVERLPGPNYVSTMGIVRLSQGGAEIATLTPEKRFYPVQGTPTTEAAIDNGFLRDIYVVIGDPQDGGGWAMRTYYKPLANWIWGGAILMAIGGALSLSDRRYRVAAGARKARVGGVPAE; this comes from the coding sequence ATGATAGCAGAACTTGGACATTTCGCGCTGATCCTGGCCTTTGTGATCGCATTGATGCAATCGGTGATTCCGCTTGTCGGGGCGCATAAGCGATGGCCCGGCTGGATGGCGTTTGCCGAACCCGGTGCGAACATGCAGTTCCTGATGACGCTGACGGCGTTTTGCGCGTTGATGTACGGGTTTGTCACCTCGGATTTCACGCTTGAGCTTGTGGCCAACAACAGCCATTCGGCCAAGCCGATGCTCTATAAGATCACCGGGGTTTGGGGGAATCACGAAGGCTCGATGTTGCTTTGGGTGCTGACTGTCACGCTGTTTGGCGCGATGGCACAGTGGTTCGGGGGCAATCTTCCTCCGACGTTGAAGGCGCGGATTCTCGCGGTTCAGGGGATGATCGGGGCGGCGTTTTTCGCCTTTATCCTGTTCACCTCGAACCCGTTTTTGCGGCTTGACGTGCCGCCGTTTGATGGCGCCGATCTGAACCCGTTGTTGCAGGATCCGGGCCTCGCGTTTCATCCGCCGTTTCTTTACCTCGGCTATGTTGGCCTTTCGATGGCGTTTTCCTTTGCGGTTGCGGCGTTGATCGAGGGGCGTGTCGATGCGGCCTGGGGGCGTTGGGTGCGGCCTTGGACGTTGGCGGCGTGGATTTTCCTGACCATCGGGATCGCTCTGGGCTCTTGGTGGGCCTATTACGAGCTTGGCTGGGGCGGGTTTTGGTTTTGGGATCCGGTGGAAAATGCGAGCTTTATGCCGTGGTTGATCGCGGCGGCGCTGTTGCATTCGGCGATCGTGGTTGAAAAGCGCGAGAGCCTTAAAAGCTGGAGCGTTTTGCTGGCGATCATTGCCTTCGGGTTCAGCCTTGTGGGCGCGTTTATCACCCGGTCGGGGATCATCACATCGGTGCATGCCTTTGCCACGGACCCGGAGCGGGGCGTGTTCCTGTTGCTGATCCTTGTGGTTTTCGTCGGCGGGGCGTTGACGCTTTTTGCGGCGCGGGCCGGTGCGATGGAGGCCAAGGGCGTCTTTGGCATGGTGAGCCGGGAATCGGCGCTGGTGGCGAACAACATCTTGTTGGGCGTGGCGGCGTTTGTGGTGTTTGTCGGCACCATCTGGCCTCTGGTTTCAGAGATGTTTTTTGATCGCAAGCTGTCGGTCGGGGCGCCGTTTTTCAATCAGGCGTTCACGCCGTTTATGGTGGCGCTTGGGGTGTTGCTTCCGGTTGGGTCGATGTTGTCATGGAAGCGGGCAAAGGTGGGGCGGGTGCTCCGCTCGCTGGTGCCTGCGGCGCTTGTGGTTCTTGCCGTTGGCGCGCTGATCTGGGCGATGCAGGAAGAGCGCACGGCGCTTGGGCCAATTGGCTTGATGCTGGGGACGTGGCTGGTGGCCGGGGCGGTGACGGATATCCTGTCGCGCACGGGGCGCAGGTCGGCCGGGCGTTTGGGCCGCTTGATGCGTCTGCCGCGTGCCGATTGGGGCAAGGCGGTTGCCCATGGCGGGCTGGGCGTGGCGATGGCCGGGATTGCCGGGCTGTTGGCGTGGGAGGCCGAGGACATCCGCGTGGTGCAAAAGGGCGAGAGCTTTGATCTGGCGGGGTATACGCTGACCCTTGAGGGGGTAGAGCGCCTGCCGGGGCCGAATTACGTGTCGACGATGGGGATTGTGCGGCTGTCGCAAGGCGGGGCCGAGATTGCGACGCTGACGCCGGAGAAACGGTTTTATCCGGTTCAAGGCACGCCGACCACCGAAGCCGCTATCGACAACGGATTTCTGCGCGACATTTATGTGGTGATCGGCGATCCGCAGGACGGCGGGGGCTGGGCAATGCGGACCTATTACAAGCCGCTGGCGAACTGGATCTGGGGCGGTGCGATCCTGATGGCGATTGGCGGGGCGCTGTCGCTTTCTGACCGGCGCTACCGGGTGGCGGCGGGCGCGCGCAAGGCGCGGGTTGGCGGGGTGCCGGCGGAATGA